The nucleotide sequence gaacatgtcatgtgacttagcgaGCATTCATGCCCCGTGACAATGTGCTCATTTCCTATAGGGCATGGCCTACTGTCCAATCTCCCAGACATCTGCTTTTACAAACATGAAGAGATTGCGAGCAGTCCTTTACAAATTCATTGCGAACAAAGATGGCGTGAACCAATTTGTTGTTGTCACTTTCCATGACCAACGTTGCAAATGAAGACGGAGATACAGGGAATGCCTCCAAGTTAGCACCAGGTTCAACCTTTCTGTTCACAGATATCTGATGGACAGTAAGTTCTTGTCTCAAACGGAGAGCACAGCCTCACATATCAATAAGAAGAAAGGTAAAAGCTTCTTTTTCGAATCGAGCGTGCACGTCACACCATGTATGTGGTTGGATCCGGACGAAAGGGGAAATGACATCCAATGACCGTGGATTTATAGATCGCGCATCCCCAAGAAATGTCCTGGGAGCTGCTAACAGGCATATGCAGTTTTCAAACACTACTAGCCACCCACCACGACGTGCTGTTTGCTGGGAACATGGACAAAGAAGCAGACGCGGAATACACGTGTGTGAGACAGACACCAGATGGACACGGATTATTAAACGATTGGCTAATACCCGTTATTGAACCGAGAGCTCTGGGGCCCTCTGCTGGTTCATCTAATCAAGCGGCAGCATACGCTTTTGCTAGCATTGACAACCCCCGGTTTTCTTACTAAAGTGCATAAAAACTGGCCACATCCCTGAGGTCTCATTGAGGGCTTGACGCAGGTAAAATCATTCAGGAAATGCGCAATCGGTAACTGCATGAATGGTATCCCATGAAATCTATTCAAGTGTCTTTTTCCCAATAGTCAAATGGGTCCCGCTACGAAAAGACTTATCAACTTGTCGCATATCTCCAATTCATGATATCTCCAGTAATAGCTCCCGTTTCATAAAGTTGTAATTTCTCACACCACCACTGAGTGATCACACAGAAGATGACAGTTAATCCATAtccaatgatgatgatttccTCACCCTTTTGGCAAACCAGTGTGGCACCGAGGAGACACAGTTTGTAATGGCTATCGATTCTAAAGACAAAAACCCCGCGCAGTGAGATTTCGATTTCCCCATCACTATTACCGAAAAAGATTACCCCATTCAATAATAATTTGAATCACTGCCTCCCCTGTAAGAACTGCCACCGCCTCCATAAGAACTACCACCATCCCCGTAGGTACCACTACTCCCATAAGTATCACTGTCCCATAGTAGCTACTGCCTCTACCGTAAGGATTGCTACTCCCTCCCGAAAAACCCACAGAATAACCACTGGAGTGGCCACCTCCACTATAAGCTCCGGAGTGAAGTCCCGAGAAAGAAACTTGTGAGAGACTTTCAATGTCTGAAGAGTCGTCCTTGTCATATTGGTGCCCTTTCGAATTGTGACCCTTCCCAGTTGAGGTGGACTGATGCGTTTCATCATAATTCCTTTTTCCGGAATAGCCTTTGTGACTTCCGCCATAGTCCCCAGAAGGAGTTCTATGTGAATCCTTGGTACCTAATTTACCTCCAGAGTTTGTGTTGGAAGCTGTTGAGGCATCTGTGATATTGTGACGGTGGTGGTTAGTGTCATGTGACTGTGAAGTGGAGTCATGACCCTGGTTATGTGATGAACTGTTGCGCTTGCTTCCAGAATGGTCGTTGTGGCTTCTGTCATCGTTCCCAGAAACCTTGTTATGAGAATCGTTGGTATCTGGTTTGCCCCTAGACGCCGTGTTGGAAGCTGTTGAATCACTTGTTGCCGTGTCACGGTGATGGCTGGTATCCTGTGACGTGGAATCACCTCTATCTTTTGAATGGTCATTTGATGCATTGTCATCCTTGCTTCCAGAATGGTCCCTGTGGTCCCTGTGACTGTGTGAAGCAGGATCATGTGCATTGCTGGTATCTGGTGTACTTTCAGGCTCAGCATTGGGAGCTGATGGGGCATCTGTTGCGTTCTCACGGTGGTCATCTGGCTGGTCACTTGGCGATAATCCACCCCCTTCAAACCCAATAAATAGCTGCTGAAAAGCCAAAAGGCAATGTCATTTGCGTCGGACAATTTCATGGATGATCCAAACATCCCACCGACACCAACGTCTGGTTGTTTGGCGCGTCCATCTCGGAGCAATTAATACTCCTCAATCTGCTCGTTCCTCGGCCTCAAAGCCCATTGGGCCAAGAAATAGTGATTGTACTTCCCAGGTTCAATGTAGTGACTGAAAGGTTGGGCACGATGGATCCCTCCCAGCTTGACTCGAGTAAGTGCAGGATCTCCACCGCGGAGCTCACTGTCTTGGTATGGAGCCATTGAGTGACGTTGCAAGAACTGGGTGTTTTGGTCATAGCGGCGGCCGCTCTAGTCAAGATGGAAAAGGCAGTGAGAATTAAGAGACGGCTGTGCATCCAGGAATCGGGAATATTGCTTGGTGGTGCGTACATGTGCTGATCTCGAGTTAGATGTAACTCGACGATGGACCATGCATCGAATGGAAAGGCGAGAATGTGCTTCGCTAGATTGCAGTTGCCACATTTAACAGGATTCCTCCCATATGCTTCGGTGCAATCCCAAGGGAAGAGATCCTGGTATTTGTACAGGGGAGCGCCGAATGCTCCCCAGTCATACCAATATTCTTGTAATGTATCGATGACATCGGCCTCATCGTGGCAACCAAAGTGGAAACGAAGAGAATTCCTCAGTCAGGCCACTAGGAACGTCGTACTTGGTGTGCACCTTATTTCGCAGGTATCCTTCCTGCGGACAGACAAAGCTCATCAAGTATAGCTCTCTTTCGCTGCTGGCAAGAGGTTCGAATAGATCCATGTCGATTAGAGAGTTACAGAAGATCTGACAATTGTTGCTCGTGGCACTCCATGTGAGCGGGATCTTTGGGTTGAGTAGTCTTTTTGCGATGCTTTTCAAATAGATTTTGACCCTTTCTTGGAGCAGAGTTTTGAGGAGATTCATTGCGGGCTCAAGCACAGACTCCATGACCTTCTTCTTATCTCTGACTGACATACCCGGGTCATCGAGAGGTATTTTGCTTGCTTCTATAAGTCGTTGTATAATCTTGGTCTCCTCGACAGATCCGTTGGACTGGGAAAGAGTCCCCGTGAACGGCACTCCGATAACTTGTTTCATGATAGCTTTATATCTTCTTGGATTTCCCACAGGGCGATTTTGCTGCCATAAACATCTCTCTGAGTCACCACCAACTGCAAGGCTTCGTTGACGAGATCGACCCATTGAGAAGCGTTCGTGGAATATCGGTGGCTGTCGAGGACTGATCAAGACTCCTCCTTTCGTACTACAAACGATATGGCGTCAGCATAGCCAAGGGCTACTTGTTTACAAGGGCGACTTACTGTGCCACTCCATTCTCAATAACCAAAAACCCGACTCGAAGAGCCATGTGAACATTTCCAAAAGGATATTGCTGCATGAACTGCCGAAAAAACAGTGGAATATCCTCATCGGCCGCAGCCTCAGTGGCTGCAGCGTTATTTGGCACATCTTGTAGGGGAAGCCTTTTCATTTCAGCTATTTCGATAGTTTCGTTATCCTCACCGTTTTGATCCTTCCGGTCCAGATTGAGTAGCAATCTGAGCTTTCAAGCAAGTTTTTTACAACCCTTCGGTTGGTTCTGTTGGTTTTTAACAATGTTGATTAAGCCATAGTACTTTGCAAGGGCCACCTGTTGACCCAGATTGAGCAATTTGCATCGAGCTTCATCATTATCAACATGTGGTTGGCCTTTGGGGACTGGGAACAAGTATGGAAccccttcttcatcctcttgcGAAATGCCCTCACATTCACACATTTCTAGGCTTATTGAAGGGGTAATGATCTCGGCGAGGATGCAATGCTTATAGGCTTTTCCATACTGCGGATTGCCGTGGTACTGCTGTCGGTAACACTTCTCGCAAACATTCCTTGTAGAACTTGGACTGGCTTGAACGAACATGCTGCCTCTGATGACGCTGCGACACCTGGAGCAATCCAGCATACCGAATTGCGGTGTCCAGTCATCCTCGAAATGTGACAGATTTACTGGATTTAGTTAGTCACTTCGATCAGGATCTATCAACAGGAAAACAGCAACATACGCTGGGGAATTGCCGGCCTCGCCCAGAATTCCAATTCCTCCAACGGCGGCCGATGTTCGATTAATTTGTCGATGTCGAGAAACCCTTTTTTCAATCAGCGTTGAAGGCTTAGATATTGCATCCAGGATTCTACTAACCGGCAGCTTGTAATAACATACACGCACGTTGTTGTATACCGGAGAATCGTGGAATTTCTTAGACAATTAGCATTGATCTCGTCGAAAAACTCGACGACGAAGCATCTGGATACGATAACTCCCAGCTAAAGGAAGAGCAATGCGCAGACTGGTCATGGTATGAGCTTATGTCCATATAAATTATACTTCAAATACTGATTACCTGTTTTAGCAACCAGAAACAAGCTCGGTTGATATCTATTGCCTGGAAATGTGCCCATGATGCATACAATCCTCCGCCTCGCTCATCGCATCTATTGTCGCATAATTTTTAAGATTGTATTCTGACTCAGGGCCACATAATTACACCGTCAGCTGGAGGAACCGTCAAGGCAGTGACCTTTACTAGTGTTACTCCGCGAGACGCGTCTTCAACGAGTACTCTCCTGCCAGTACTGATTGTCGCGATTCGCGGTACCAAAGGCCAGGTAGATCATATAGTGAATATCAAAAATCAACCACGGGATGCTACTTCGTTTTGTAAGTTGTTTGGCACAGTTTGACATAATGGCACAGGATAATTCCCTAACCAATCTGCAGAATACTACCCGGTTTCAACCGAATCCATCCCCCTTAATGCATCCCTACAGGCTCACTCTGGGTTTTTGGAAAGCGCTATAAGTTTGGATCAAATTGTCCGGCGTAAGATCTACGAGTATGCCAAGCAGAGGGACGGCGGTAGTCATGTGCTATTCGTTGGTCATTCTGCTGGAGGCGCAGTAGCCTCATTACTATTCCTTCGATGTTTATCATTGGAGACACAAGGTAAAGAAGACTACTGCTTATCATGCAGCTGAATCCTGCTAACTGACGATAAACCAGATTTAGCCCGCTTTTCCTGCATCACATTCGGAGCACCACCAGTAGTGTCAATGTCAGTGTCCATACCCTGCTTCGCCGGAATATGTTTGGACATCATCAACGAATTCGATCTTGTTACCAGAGCAGACAAGCCTTACATATTGTCTCTGGTCAACCTTCTACGGTTAACTCACGGACAATATCCTCTTCCCAGTGAGGGTACCGACGATACAAAAACACCAAGCTTAGCAAACGACTATACTTCCGATGACAACAACTGGCCCCTGCCTCCATCAATGTATCGTCACGTCGGGCCCACGATAGTGTTTTAATGCGACTTCCAGACCAAGGAGGGAGTCTCCAGCTCCGCACGGTGGAAGTGTCAACTGCACAATCCGAGAAGCTTCTGTTCTGCCGCATCCCTGTACATCGACGACCTTGTTACACTCAGCGGGTCGAGTTACTTGCAGATGGGCGGTTCAACGGAGCAAATGGCTGGGATTCTTCATAAGTGGATAAGTTCATTCCTGGTAGTTGAGGCACAAACAAGGGCGCGATATAGCGCTGGCACGGTTCAGGGGTTGTGGCAGTCAACAACATCCGATGAACCGTTCTATCGAGAATATCTGAGGATTGTGTACAGAGTATCTCTCGCCTAGCAGTATCCACAAATTTCCACATTAGGCTAAATGCAACAAGTACGGTGTGCAGAGCCTTCGAAAAAATTTACAGCATGCCGGTTCCCCGTCCCGCCCCCTGAAGAACAATCCACAAGTGCTCCTTTTATCCGGACTACATTCTTTTGTGGGGAAGGCGTTGATAGAGTGCCGTATGTTAACGACTAAAGCCGTGATATGCACTGCTATCCGGTGAAAATGGGCGATCGAAGCTGGTGCGCATATGAAATATTACTTCCAGAACCGGGTCTTGTAGAGACAGACTGCTTGTCAGGATTTCTATTGTCTAAATATCATGTCTCGCGGGACTCTACTTGACTTCCGAGAAGTCTCCGCAAAGCCTTGGCTGGCTGTCAAGCTAACGGGAGTCTAACTCTATCAGGCACAGTAACTTCCCCTATATAAATCAGGCAATTAAAGTACCGATGTGGATACATACTGCCGCAAGATTTACTGCCGATCGAGTCGGGTCCACGTTCACAACGCCCTCACTTGCGGATGGGAAGGCCCTCCATGGATTCCATCCCAGCCTCCCCTCTTGCCGGGATACAAAAATGACTATTTGATGTTGTCGCGGTTGGATCTGATGACAGGGGAAGGCGGATTATCGGGATATATTCTTCGTGTCTTCCATAATCCTTAGGCGAAATCATGGCAGCGGTATGCAATACCTGACAGCCACTAGTTGTCTCCACTCCCACCCCAGAACAGAATGAATCGACACCCTGTGGATATCGGTACGGATAACTTTACATAGTATAACGCTGGACCCCAGCCGGAccgagaaaaaaagaaaattagCCCGTGTCGATCTCTCGGTGTTCTGTGTCCTTCAAGTGCTTCAACCGCGGTATCCTTTTTATTATTCAACGGTCAAATGGCGTCGATATATAGCTATAAAAGCCATGTTAACCCTTGTATTCTGGAGAATGATTAGACACCATTCATCATGATTTTTTCACGCCTTATTGGGCTTGCCGCCGTCTCTGTTGGTTTGGCGCATGCCACTAACCTCACGGGATATGAGTATGTTGTTGTCGGTTCCGGAGCCGGTGGCGGTCCCTTGGCTGCTCGTCTCGCTCTGGCCGGCCACAAGACTCTCCTGATTGAGGCTGGTGATGATCAGGGAATGACTCAGAACTATTCCATCCCCGCCTACTCGGCCAGATCGTCTGAAGATGAGGCTTTGGCGTGGAACTTCTTCGCTCGTCACTACGCCGACGATGAGCGTCAGGCTCGGGATTTCAAGACCACCTACGAGACCCCGGACGGAGGGGAGTATACCGGTCTTGACCCACCAGAGGGATCGAAGGTGAAGGGAACCTTGTACCCTCGCACTGGTACTCTGGGAGGATGCACCGCCCACAACGCCCTCATTGCTGTCTATCCCCACCAGTCCGACTTCGAATATATTGCCTCTTTGACTGGTGACAACTCCTGGTCGCCTGAGAACATGCGCAAGTACTTCACCCGCTTGGAAAAGAATAACTATCTTCTCCCTGGAGCCAAGGGCCATGGCGATGATGGCTGGCTCACTACCGAAACCGCTCCGCTCAGTATCGTCCTGGAAGATCCTCAGCTGTTGAGCATGCTCACCGGTGGTGCTTTTGCTCTGGGCAACCTTACGGACAACATCATGAACATCGGCACTCTGCTGGCTGGCGATGCCAATGCGGACACGAAGACTCGCGACACCGAGCCTGGATACTACCAAATCCCCATTTCGACTGATGACGCCCACCGCAATGGTGCTCGTGAATTCATCGTCGCTGTTCGGGATGCCACCAACGAGGACGGGAGCAAGAAGTACCCTCTcgatgtccgcatgaactgCCATGTCACCAAGGTTACTTTTGACGAGTCTGAGGACCCTCCGCGTGCCACTGGCGTTGAGTTCCTGGACGGCCAGTATCTCTACAAGGCCAGCCCCAGATCCTCCAAGACCTCGTCGAAAGGTACCCCCGGATCTGCCAAGGCATCGCGTGAAGTCATCgttgctggtggtgtttACAACTCGCCTCAGCTGCTCAAGCTGAGTGGTGTCGGTCCTGCCAAGGAACTGAAGAAGTTCGACATCCCCGTCATCTCCGACTTGCCCGGTGTCGGCACCAACCTGCAGGACCACTACGAAATCTCCGTCCAGGCCCACTCTCCCAAGAACTTCAGCTGCCTTGATGGCTGCACTTTCAACATCTACGACCGTGATGACCCCTGTGTCGACCGCTGGGAATCTCCCGTCCTCGGTGACCGCGGCATCTACTCCTCTCCCGGTCTCGCAGCTACCATGTTCTACAAGAGCAGTGTTTCCGCCGATGACAGCTTCGATATCTTCGCTTTCGGTGGCCCCGTCAACTTCCGTGGCTACTTCCCTGACTACAGCATCAACGCCACTGTTGACCACGACTGGTTCACCTGGGCTATTCTCAAGGCTCACCCGCGTAACCACGCTGGTACCGTCACTCTCCGCTCTTCCGACCCTCTCGACGTCCCAGACATCACCTTCAACTACTTCGACACTGGCGTGGGTGACTATGAAGCCGACCTCCAGGCTCTCTACGAGGCTATCGAGCTGGCGCGTGATGCCTTTGACCGCCAGCCCGTCGAGGTCACTGAGGTTCTCCCCGGCAAGGATGTCACCTCCAAGGAAGACATCCAGGACTACGTCAAGGACAGTGCCTGGGGTCACCACGCCTCGTGCACCTGCCCTATTGGTACTGATGACGACCCGATGGCCGTGCTCAACTCGAAGTTCCAGGTCCGTGGTGTCTCTGGTCTGCGTGTCGTTGATGCCTCTGTTTACCCTCGTATCCCCGGTACTTTCACTGCTGTTTCGACCTACATGGTCGCTGAGAAGGCTGCTGATGTTATCTTGGGTGAGCTTTAAGCTTTGGGTTGTATATATGTTGGATAATTGTTGCGTTTGGAGTTTGCATTTAGACCTGTATAAATAAGTACGATAATTCATAATACAACATGAACTGAATTTAGTATTTGATGATTCTGTCTCCTGTCCGTTATCAAGAAAAAGAGCGACCGAGCAAATAGATACCATACATCAAGTTGCATACCTCCAATCCGTCACTTCGCCAGTCTCTGCCTCTGCTTCATCTAACAATTTGTTTTTCCTAATACACCAGCACCGGGTGACCATACAGAAGATGATGCTCAATCCACACCCAGCAATGATTATTCCCCCACCCGTTTGGTATCGAGGCTCTTGTGAGCGAAGGAAGAAGTACGGTGTAAACCAGTGTGACACTGAAGAGACACAATTTGCGATGGCTATCAGGGCCGCCCGCTTTGTCCTTGGTCGTGGGACCACAGTTGTCTCCCATGATATCTGAATCTGAATAGTGAGAGTGTGAGCGACGGTGAGATCCTTCCGGTTTACTTATGAAGAAAATGGGCATGCTTACATTGAGACCAACAAACGGCCCAGTGCATAAGAGGACCAGGCTCAAATATCGAGCACCCACGTTAAGCGTTGAGATCATAAGGACTGCTCCAGCGAGAGAGACCAGGATCGGCCCGACAATATGCCAGCAATGTTCGAGAGTCCTCCCGGATGACCAGGAAATGACAAGAGTCGCGAAATAAGCAATGACATATGGTGGAGCCTGGATGAGATACGTGACGACTTCAGTAAAACCGAGAGTATCAACAATCTAGGCGTATTAGCAATAATCTTGACAG is from Aspergillus chevalieri M1 DNA, chromosome 8, nearly complete sequence and encodes:
- a CDS encoding GMC family oxidoreductase (CAZy:AA3;~COG:E;~EggNog:ENOG410PJ63;~InterPro:IPR012132,IPR036188,IPR000172,IPR007867;~PFAM:PF05199,PF00732;~SECRETED:SignalP(1-19);~go_function: GO:0016614 - oxidoreductase activity, acting on CH-OH group of donors [Evidence IEA];~go_function: GO:0050660 - flavin adenine dinucleotide binding [Evidence IEA];~go_process: GO:0055114 - oxidation-reduction process [Evidence IEA]): MIFSRLIGLAAVSVGLAHATNLTGYEYVVVGSGAGGGPLAARLALAGHKTLLIEAGDDQGMTQNYSIPAYSARSSEDEALAWNFFARHYADDERQARDFKTTYETPDGGEYTGLDPPEGSKVKGTLYPRTGTLGGCTAHNALIAVYPHQSDFEYIASLTGDNSWSPENMRKYFTRLEKNNYLLPGAKGHGDDGWLTTETAPLSIVLEDPQLLSMLTGGAFALGNLTDNIMNIGTLLAGDANADTKTRDTEPGYYQIPISTDDAHRNGAREFIVAVRDATNEDGSKKYPLDVRMNCHVTKVTFDESEDPPRATGVEFLDGQYLYKASPRSSKTSSKGTPGSAKASREVIVAGGVYNSPQLLKLSGVGPAKELKKFDIPVISDLPGVGTNLQDHYEISVQAHSPKNFSCLDGCTFNIYDRDDPCVDRWESPVLGDRGIYSSPGLAATMFYKSSVSADDSFDIFAFGGPVNFRGYFPDYSINATVDHDWFTWAILKAHPRNHAGTVTLRSSDPLDVPDITFNYFDTGVGDYEADLQALYEAIELARDAFDRQPVEVTEVLPGKDVTSKEDIQDYVKDSAWGHHASCTCPIGTDDDPMAVLNSKFQVRGVSGLRVVDASVYPRIPGTFTAVSTYMVAEKAADVILGEL
- a CDS encoding uncharacterized protein (COG:S;~EggNog:ENOG410PHCP) yields the protein MKQVIGVPFTGTLSQSNGSVEETKIIQRLIEASKIPLDDPGMSVRDKKKVMESVLEPAMNLLKTLLQERVKIYLKSIAKRLLNPKIPLTWSATSNNCQIFCNSLIDMDLFEPLASSERELYLMSFVCPQEGYLRNKVHTKYDVPSGLTEEFSSFPLWLPR